One genomic segment of Bradyrhizobium prioriisuperbiae includes these proteins:
- a CDS encoding nuclear transport factor 2 family protein produces the protein MHDQAKADIIRSLFTAYKNRTRNVVEDLLTDDFTFTSPYDDAIDKTAYFERCWPNSERIKQHVLEAIFIEGDAAFVTYSCEVEGGKQFRNTEFFAFDADRIASVDVYFGATYKDGVFVKQA, from the coding sequence ATGCACGATCAAGCCAAAGCCGACATCATCCGCAGCTTGTTTACGGCCTACAAAAACAGGACCCGGAACGTGGTGGAGGATCTGCTGACGGATGACTTCACCTTCACCAGCCCCTATGACGATGCCATCGACAAGACAGCCTATTTCGAGCGCTGCTGGCCGAACAGCGAGCGGATCAAGCAACACGTCCTCGAAGCAATCTTCATCGAAGGCGATGCAGCGTTCGTGACCTACAGTTGCGAGGTCGAGGGCGGAAAGCAGTTCCGAAACACCGAGTTCTTCGCATTCGATGCCGATAGGATCGCGTCGGTCGATGTGTATTTCGGCGCAACCTACAAGGACGGAGTTTTCGTCAAGCAGGCGTAA